One region of Streptomyces davaonensis JCM 4913 genomic DNA includes:
- a CDS encoding ABC transporter substrate-binding protein: MRSNRTIRIAMATVGALALALTGCGGDDDNGDSGDGGKETGAGSTVQLPKLDGQTLEVAAVWTGPEQDNFTKVLDEFEKRTGAKVNFVPTGNNTSTFLGTKIEGGQPPDVAFLPQVGVLHQFAEKGWVKPLGADTQAQLDKNFSTGWKELGAFEGKQYGVYVKAANKSLIWYNTAAFEAAGLTEEPKTWKDFLTTAQTLSDAGSPAVSIGGADGWTLTDWFENIYLSQAGPEKYDQLAQHEIKWTDPSVKDALTTLAELWGKDELIAGGRSGALQTEFPKSVTQTFSGDTPAAMVFEGDFVTANINADTDAKVGTDAKVFPFPAVGSESPVVSGGDVAVALKDGEGAQALMTFLASTDAAEIWAAQGGFLSPNQEMDQGTYKDDVTRGIAEALIAAGDDFRFDMSDQAPAAFGGTQGVGEWKQLQDFLKNPSDVAGAQQKLEADAAKAYKTG, encoded by the coding sequence ATGCGCAGCAATCGCACCATCCGGATCGCCATGGCAACCGTCGGCGCCCTCGCGCTGGCGCTCACCGGCTGCGGCGGAGACGACGACAACGGCGACAGCGGAGACGGCGGCAAGGAAACCGGTGCCGGCTCCACCGTCCAACTCCCCAAGCTCGACGGACAGACGCTCGAGGTGGCGGCCGTCTGGACCGGCCCCGAGCAGGACAACTTCACCAAGGTGCTGGACGAGTTCGAGAAGCGCACCGGCGCCAAGGTGAACTTCGTGCCCACCGGCAACAACACCTCCACCTTCCTCGGCACCAAGATCGAGGGCGGCCAGCCCCCGGACGTGGCGTTCCTGCCGCAGGTCGGCGTGCTCCACCAGTTCGCCGAGAAGGGCTGGGTCAAGCCCCTCGGCGCCGACACCCAGGCCCAGTTGGACAAGAACTTCTCCACCGGCTGGAAGGAACTGGGCGCCTTCGAGGGCAAGCAGTACGGCGTCTATGTGAAGGCCGCCAACAAGTCCCTCATCTGGTACAACACCGCCGCCTTCGAGGCCGCCGGGCTCACCGAGGAGCCGAAGACCTGGAAGGACTTCCTGACCACCGCCCAGACCCTGTCGGACGCCGGTTCCCCGGCCGTCTCCATCGGCGGCGCGGACGGCTGGACCCTCACCGACTGGTTCGAGAACATCTATCTCTCGCAGGCCGGGCCGGAGAAGTACGACCAGCTGGCCCAGCACGAGATCAAGTGGACCGACCCCTCGGTCAAGGACGCCCTGACCACGCTCGCCGAGCTGTGGGGCAAGGACGAGCTGATCGCGGGCGGACGTTCGGGCGCGCTCCAGACGGAGTTCCCGAAGTCGGTGACCCAGACCTTCTCCGGTGACACTCCGGCCGCGATGGTCTTCGAGGGCGACTTCGTCACCGCGAACATCAACGCCGACACGGACGCCAAGGTCGGCACCGACGCCAAGGTCTTCCCGTTCCCGGCGGTCGGCTCCGAGTCGCCCGTGGTCAGCGGCGGCGACGTCGCCGTGGCGCTGAAGGACGGCGAGGGCGCGCAGGCGCTGATGACGTTCCTGGCCTCGACCGACGCGGCCGAGATCTGGGCGGCGCAGGGCGGCTTCCTCTCCCCCAACCAGGAGATGGACCAGGGCACGTACAAGGACGACGTCACCCGGGGCATCGCCGAGGCGCTGATCGCGGCGGGCGACGACTTCCGCTTCGACATGTCCGACCAGGCGCCGGCGGCGTTCGGCGGCACCCAGGGCGTCGGCGAGTGGAAGCAGCTCCAGGACTTCCTGAAGAACCCGAGCGATGTGGCGGGCGCCCAGCAAAAGCTGGAGGCGGACGCCGCCAAGGCGTACAAGACCGGCTGA